The nucleotide window TGGTAACTAGTTAAGTTACCGGAACATCACACACTTCAAGAAAtaatgagtctataacctaataaatacaTCGTTGCATGACACTACGTAGATGTTCCtacccactatggaggtagtaacatagtctagagaagtgtgtaagttactagcttatgttcttgcccattgaACGTGAAGCGGGCCACCTGCGGAAATCAGGGAGGCTGAGATTGGGTGAGTCTTTTTCCGTGAAAACAATCCGTAGGAAGCCTCCGTAAGTGTAGCATTTTTGGGCGTGCTCGGGGCTGCGCTGAAATGGACTGACGCTTCAATTACAAAAGTGAAAATGAGAACACCCGAACAAAGAAAATGGGGTTGGTGAAGATCACGAAGTGTAACGGAAATGCAACATAAACAAAGCGGGAGTGCTCTGCTGCCACTGACGTCTTCCTCCTCGTTAGTTTCACTTACACGAATGCGGATATTTTATTGCATAATTCTCGCTGGGATCGGTCGTACATGCGCATCGGTACGGTGCTTATACATGAGGAATTACCGCACTAATACCGGTGATAACGCTGCCGAGGAGTCACATGACGGTGCAGGCGCCGGACGGGTCCTCCTCGCAGACCATCATGTAGCCGCCGCACGGATACGACGGCGGCGGAGGGTTCTGCCAGCACTGGCAACCGCCGTGTCCCTGGTGGCAGCAGCAGCCGGACGGCCCCGCCGGGAACGGGTAGGGGTAGGGGCACGGGTACGGCACCGGCACCTCCACAATCTTGGGCGGCGGCTGTTGCTTCACCTTGACCGTCTCATCCTTACCCGGGCCCGGGGGCTTCACCTTGTCCGTCGCCGGCGGAGGCTTGGGATCCTGTTTCTTGGGCGGCTCGACGGTCTCGATCTCCTTGATGATGTTGCAGGCCTTGCAGCAGAGCTTGTCGCCCAGCTTGTCGGCGTCGAAGGGGCCCGACACGATCACGTGGTTCTTCTTCTCGTCGTACTtgatgtcgtcgatgatgaaCTCGCCCTTCTCTGCAACCAAAGATTTTCCTCAGCCTCGGTGCAGCTAGGAGAGACATGAACAGCCCTCGAGTACGTACCTCTGATCCTCTCGAGCACCTTCCTGATCTTGGCGTGGCAGCGGCCGCAGTCGAGGTCTACCTTGATGATGATGGTCGGCATCTCTGCACGGCACGCAGCTCCCTGACCACGACTCTGGCTGAATTTTTGTCTACCTTATCTTGCTCTGCAGAGCAGAGAGAAGACCACTTGTTAATTGCAACTGATTTAGGTAGAAAAGGAAGTAGTGATAGATCAATAAAAAGAAGGCCTGAGAGTAACGGTGGTGGAGGAGTAGGAGGAGGAGGGCAAGAATGGGGTCATCACCTTACCCTCATCCGGAGGAGACTTGCTGACGACAAAATGGGTGAGAAGCCAGGAGGAAGAAGTCTCCATAAAAGGACGCAGCGGCACGACACTTGGCTGCACCGTCGACCACGCCCGAGAAAGCCGAGCCGCATGTCGCCTTCAAGTCTGTTACGTACTACTATTTCGCATTCCTTTTGAAAGCATTACTAATAATGTTTTATTTCGAAGTTGTCAAGAAAAAAAGTTTTATTTCGAAAACTTCCAATGATTAATAATacactagcacatatgcccgtgagTCGCACCGAAGAATTGTTGACCATCCAGCCAAGTTAAACACAATCCGATTGCAATTACATGTTAAGTTATATCATGCTCCCACTGTCCCATAATATACCGCATATCTCATGTTCACCCATAATCCCGCGTACAAACCATCCAAAGTATTGAGAGTTAATTTCTTCTTTTTGAGAAATGCGAACTTAAATCCTTCCTGCTCGCCTGTAACAACACAATGGTGTGTTCGTTTCTCTAGGGGTAATCAGGACCCACTCTTCACTCTCTATCGATTCCTGGAGCGCTTTATTGATTTTCCATACAACTTGCAAATGTATATAAATATGAAATTTAGTGTAAAAAATGAGAAGGTGATTATTTAGTTTGATAAGTAAACAAACCCTCTCGTCTGGATTTGAAGGGCTTGGCGGCCAAAACTCTACGACCAAGTGATAACCTCGCGTGAAGATTAAATGCATCTAACTGTAGCCGGTGACCGCATGAAGCAGCAGCTTTCGATTGGAGGAAAGAAAACCCATTGCATACATTGGCTGGTGCTCTATAACGATCTGCTAGAGAGATTAAATCAGGCATTTTTCACGAACAACCAAAAAACAATGAATCTACTCATTGCACTTGGCTTAATAATAATGGAGGGAGGTAATAGACACAAGTACGAGCTAGCTCAATTTACTTACtcaagtttttttttctttcttcaaaaaatgttcaaaaaatttAAAAGTGTTTGTGAAAACTCCAAAAAGTTTGAAGTTTCTGAAATTATTCgcatt belongs to Triticum urartu cultivar G1812 chromosome 7, Tu2.1, whole genome shotgun sequence and includes:
- the LOC125520515 gene encoding protein PYRICULARIA ORYZAE RESISTANCE 21-like, coding for MPTIIIKVDLDCGRCHAKIRKVLERIREKGEFIIDDIKYDEKKNHVIVSGPFDADKLGDKLCCKACNIIKEIETVEPPKKQDPKPPPATDKVKPPGPGKDETVKVKQQPPPKIVEVPVPYPCPYPYPFPAGPSGCCCHQGHGGCQCWQNPPPPSYPCGGYMMVCEEDPSGACTVM